From Epinephelus lanceolatus isolate andai-2023 chromosome 5, ASM4190304v1, whole genome shotgun sequence, the proteins below share one genomic window:
- the roraa gene encoding nuclear receptor ROR-alpha A isoform X2, with amino-acid sequence MMYFVISAMKAQIEIIPCKICGDKSSGIHYGVITCEGCKGFFRRSQQSNAAYSCPRQKNCLIDRTSRNRCQHCRLQKCLAVGMSRDAVKFGRMSKKQRDSLYAEVQKHRLQQQQRDHQQQPGEAEPLTPSYGLSANGLTELHDDLSGYMDGHTPDGSKPDSAVSSFYLDIQPSPDQSGLDINGIKPEPICDFAPGSGFFPYCSFTNGETSPTVSMAELEHLAQNISKSHMETCQYLREELQQMTWQAFLQEEVESYQSKPREVMWQLCAIKITEAIQYVVEFAKRIDGFMELCQNDQIVLLKAGSLEVVFVRMCRAFDSQNNTVYFDGKYAGPDVFKSLGCDDLISSVFEFGKNLCSMHLSEDEIALFSAFVLMSADRSWLQEKVKVEKLQQKIQLALQHVLQKNHREDGILTKLICKVSTLRALCSRHTEKLTAFKAIYPDIVRAHFPPLYKELFGSDFEQSMPVDG; translated from the exons CTCAAATCGAAATAATTCCCTGCAAGATCTGTGGAGACAAATCATCAGGCATCCATTATGGCGTGATAACATGTGAAGGCTGTAAG GGCTTCTTCAGGAGGAGTCAGCAGAGCAATGCAGCCTACTCCTGCCCCCGTCAGAAGAACTGCCTGATCGACCGTACCAGCCGCAACCGCTGCCAGCACTGCCGGCTGCAGAAGTGCCTGGCAGTGGGCATGTCACGAGATG CGGTGAAGTTCGGCCGCATGTCCAAGAAGCAGCGAGACAGCCTGTACGCTGAGGTCCAGAAGCAccggctgcagcagcagcagcgtgacCACCAACAACAGCCTGGAGAGGCGGAGCCACTCACACCTAGCTATGGCCTCTCAGCCAATGGCCTCACAGAGCTCCATGACGACCTCAGCGGCTACATGGATGGTCACACCCCTGATGGCAGCAAACCAGACTCGGCGGTCAGCAGCTTCTACCTGGACATCCAGCCATCTCCTGACCAGTCAGGCCTGGACATCAACGGCATCAAGCCGGAGCCCATCTGCGACTTTGCCCCCGGCTCTGGCTTCTTCCCTTACTGCTCCTTCACCAACGGAGAAACCTCCCCCACCGTGTCCATGGCTGAACTAG AGCACCTGGCCCAGAACATCTCCAAGTCACACATGGAGACATGTCAGTATCTGagggaggagctgcagcagatgacctggcagGCCTTCctgcaggaggaggtggagagctACCAGAGCAAG CCCCGGGAAGTCATGTGGCAGCTGTGCGCTATCAAAATAACAGAGGCCATTCAGTATGTGGTGGAGTTCGCCAAGCGCATCGACGGCTTCATGGAGCTGTGTCAGAACGATCAGATAGTGCTGCTGAAAGCAG gCTCTTTGGAAGTTGTGTTTGTCAGAATGTGCCGTGCCTTTGACTCGCAAAACAACACAGTCTATTTTGATGGAAAGTATGCCGGACCTGATGTGTTCAAGTCATTAG gctgtgacGACTTGATCAGCTCCGTCTTCGAGTTTGGGAAAAACTTGTGTTCTATGCACCTGTCTGAGGATGAGATCGCCCTGTTCTCCGCCTTTGTGTTGATGTCTGCTG ACCGGTCTTGGCTCCAGGAGAAAGTGAAGGTGGAGAAACTCCAGCAGAAGATCCAACTGGCCCTCCAGCACGTCCTGCAGAAGAACCACAGAGAGGATGGTATTCTTACAAAG TTGATATGCAAAGTGTCGACACTGCGAGCGCTGTGCAGTAGGCATACAGAGAAGCTTACAGCTTTCAAAGCAATATACCCAGACATTGTGCGTGCCCACTTCCCCCCCTTATACAAGGAGCTGTTCGGATCAGACTTTGAGCAGTCCATGCCCGTTGACGGGTAG